Genomic DNA from Actinopolymorpha sp. NPDC004070:
CCGCCCGGGCGAGGTGCTCCAGCCCGGCCGAGCGGAACGCGCGCCCGGCGGCCGCGGCCGCGAGCCGGGCGTCCACCCAGGACCCCGCGGCCACGAGGTGCCGCGCGCGGTCGAGCTGGGCCCGGGCGGAGAGTAGGACGAGCCCGGCAGACTCCGCGACGTGCGCGGCGAGGGCACTGGCGCCGGCTGCGGCGGCGGGCCGGCCGTCGGCGGTGCGGATCGCGGCCCGGGCGAGCAGCCGCCAGCAACTCTCCCGCGCCAGGTCGCCCTCGGACCCGATCGCCCAGTCGAGCAGGTCGAAGTACTGGTGCGCCGCCCGCAGATCGGTCGGGGACCGCAGCACCACCAACCGGGCGGCGGCCTCGGGCACCATCAGGATGCATCCGTCCTCGGTCGCACGGTCCAGCAGCGACTGCGTGACCCGGGCGGCGTCGTCGAGCCGGCCGAGCGCGATCAGCAGGTCCGCCCGGGCACCCGCGTGCAGCTGCGCGAGCAGTGGCCCGGACGCCGCCGGGAGGTCGACCCGGTCCGCGACCTGCGCGGCCTCGAGGTCGCCGCGCTCGGTGTGGATCCGGACCCGCGCCCAGGCGAACGACGGGTCGTCCTCGGGCCGCGGATACGCGGAGAGGTACTCCGCCCACATCGTCTCGAACGCGGGAGAGCCCGCGTCGTGCGCGGCCAGGCACCGCAGCAGGTTGATCCGGCCGAGCAGGGACGGGTGGATGCCCTCACCGGCGGCCAGTTCGGCCGCCTCCGCCAGTGGGCGTTCCAGGACGCTCGGGCTGCCGAGGACGACGTCCGGAAGGTTGGCGACCAGCAGGGCCTGCGCCCGCAGGTCGGGCCGGGTCGCCAGGGCGAGGGCCTCCCGCGCCAGGTGCCGGCCCTGGTGGAGGCTGCGCCGGGGGAACGCAACGATGCGGGCGAGCAGCAACCGCGCGTGGGCACCGGCGTCGGCAGCGCCGGCCCGGTCGGCGTCCTCGACGGCCGCCCGCAGGACACGCTCGGCGTCGGCGGTGGGTGGCGAACCGGGTTCGACGCCGAACTCGCCGTTGCCGCCGGCCGGGGGCGGCGCCGGGAAGTGCTGGACCGACCGGCTGGCGCCGCCCGGACCGCCGGAGGCGAGCAGGCCGGAGCCACCCGACATGGCGTCGCGGCCGGGCGCGTCGTCCAGGGTGCGCAGCTTCCGGACGAGCCGGCTCTGCACCGGCAGGTCGTGCGCGCGGGCGATCCGCAGCGCGCTGGCGTAGGTCTCCCGGGCCTCCTCCCGCCGGCCGATGGTCGCCTCGGCGTCGGCGATCCGCTCGTCCAGATCGGCGCGGTCGAGCGCGTCGGAGTCGGCGGGGCCGAGTGCCCGGGCCCGCAACAGGAAGTCCCGCGCCTGTTCGAGCAGGCCCTCGGCCCCCGCCTCGTTGGCCGCGTCGACGGCGGCGAGGTACGCCAGCTGCGGCTCACCCGCCCGCAGCCAGTGGTGCACGCGGTCGCCGGTCGGGATCGGGGCCTGCGCGGCGATCCGGCCGTGCAGCCGCTGTCGAACCGTCGGGCGCAGCCAGTAGCGGACAGCGGACCGGCGCAACGGGTCACGAAACACCGCCGCGCCCCGGGAGTCGCGGACGAGCAGGCCCAGGTCGAGCAGCCGGTCGAGACGCGCCTGCACCCGTCGGCGTTCGACGGCTGCGTCGCCGGCATCCGCGACGTCGGTGACCCCGCCGTACGCCGACCGTCCGACGGCGTAGGGGGAGGTGACCGCGGTGGCGGGGTCGGCGGCCGGGTCGTCGGGCCGAAGCAGAGGAACCAGCAGTTCCGGGGTCAGCGGGCGCTCCAGCAGCGCGGCGTACTGCAGAACCGTCAGCGACTCCGCGTCGAGGTGGTCGAACGCCCGGGCGAGGACCGACTGCGGGGCCGCACCCACATCCTCGTACCCGTCGTCGACCCGGCCGCCGACGGCGTCGACCTCGGGCACGGTGGGTACGCCGGGCTCGCGGGCCGGCATCAGCGCCAGGCCGTCCGGGGTGGAGACGATGCGTCCGCGCCGCGACCAGGTGTTCAGCGTGGCCATGGCCCGGCCGGGCAGGCCGGCACTGACCGCCAGCAGCTCCGTGACCAGCGGCTCGGTCGGCGTACCCGCGAGCAGGCCCTCGGCGAGCTCGGTGAGCTCGGTCGCGTCCAGCGGCGGCAGGTCCAGGCGGTGCACGCGCTCGTCCGTGCCGCCCCTGTGCACATAGAGCAGCTCGCAGGTGTCCTTTCCGGTGCCGGAGACGAGTACGACGACGACCGGGCCGGTCGACCGGAGCACCGCCCGGCACAGGGCGTTCCGGTACGCCGGCGGTGCGTCGTCGCTCTCCCGGAGGAGGACGACGGTGGGCGCCGAACGGGACATCGCGGCGGCCAGTCGCTCGGGCGGCTCGCCTCCGTCGGCTCCCTGGTCGAGACTCGCGACGACGCGATCGACCAGATCGGCGCGGCCGGCGTTCGGGCCGTCGCCGTCAGCGCGGACCAGCGGCAGGTCGAGTTTCCGGCACACCTCCGTGACCAGCGCGGTCCGTCCGACGCCCGGCTCCCCGCCGAGGTGCACGATGCTCGGCAGGCCGCTGTCGACGGTCGACCGCACGATGTCGCCGAGCCACCGTGACTCCGCCGTACGCCCGACGAACGGACACTCGGTGTGGGTCACCGGGTCGGCGGACAGCAGGTGGAGGTGCACCGCCCGGGTCTGGGGCGAGGGATCGGCACCGAGTTCCTCGGCGAGGACGGACCGGCACCGCTCGAAGGCGTGCAGCGCCTGCGCCGTCTGGCCGAGGCCGCCGTAGCCGTACATCAGCGCGCGGTAGGCCCGCTCGGACCAGCTGTCGATGGCGAGCACCCGGGACGCGAACTCCACCGCGTCGTGCATCCAGCCCAGGGCGACCGCGGCGTCCGCGGCGTCGGACAGCAGCGACAGATAGGTCACCGCGAGCCGCTCGCGGTGCTCGCTCGCCCACACCGAGTCGACGTCGTACGCACGGAAGTCGTGGACGTAGAGCGCCTCCGCCTCGCGGGTCACGGTCAGGCAGTCGGCGTGGCGTCCCTCGCGGTAGGCCCGGGCGGCCTCGGCGGCCAGACCGGTGAAGGCCACGGCGTCCACCCAGGCGTCCAGCAGCACCAGGCCACCGGCGCGGCGACCCACACAGTCCACACCCACGGCCTTGCGGATCTGGGACGCGGCGGTGCGCAGACTCGCCCGGGCACGGGACTCGTCGACCGTGGGCCACAGGGTCTCGGTCAACGTCATCGCCGGCACCGGGTCGCCGGCATTCAGGGCGAGCAGCCGAAGAAGGTCGGTGGTCTTGCCGGTGCGCCACCCGCCACTGGGGACGACAGAGCCGTCGGGCCGGCGGACCCGCAGTGGCCCGAGCAGGCGCACCTCGATCCGGTCGGCTCCGACGTCGCTACTTTCCAGCAGGCCTGTCCCCATGCCACCCCCATGGCGCAGACGATGCATTCCTTGACCGAGACGGTTGTGACCGATGAGTGTTGGTCTCTCTTCCGCTAGATGATGCTATTCGTCGTCGCTCCCACACGCAGATTCGCGCGAGCGACCCGGTCAGGTTGCCAGGTGGCCCGAAGTGGCCACGTGGCCAGACCAGGCAACCGGCATCGTGAACAACGAGAGACCGCCGGCAACGTCACGGGGGTGAGACGCTCCGGTCGCACAAGTGGCCGGGATCGGGCGTGCGCCACGGCGCCGCGGTCAGGACAGCGGGCGGTAGAGGTCGGCCTGGAACCGGTAGGCGTCCCCGCGGTAGAGCGTGGTGCCGCACAGCACCGGCAGGTCGTCGGTGTCGTAGGCGACCTCGGAGCCGACCAGCACCGGCGCACCCACCGGCAGGTCGAGCAGCCGGGCCGGCTCCGGTTCGACCGCGTGTGCCTGGACCGTGTAGGAGCTGCGGGCCACCGCCACCCCGCACAGCGTGTGCAGCGCCTCGTACAGCGACCGGTCGGTCAGGTCCGCCTCGGCAAGCGCGCCGGCCCGGTCACCGGCGAGGACCGTGGTGTCCAGGCAGACGGGTGCGCCGTCGAGGCCGCGCAGCCGACGGATCTGCAGCACCGTCGCCGACTCGGCCAGCCCCAGCCGCCGCGCCTCCTCGGGCGTGGCCGGACGCGCCTCGGTGCCCAGCACCCGCGACGTCGGGCGCAGACCGCGCGCCCTGGCCATCTCGGTGAAGCTCTGCAGGACGCTCGGCGGTTCGCCGACCATCCGCCGGGGGACGAACCAGCCGCGCTGCGCGGAGCGTTCGAGCTGTCCCTCGCCGGCGAGGCGGGCGAGGGCCTGCCGCAGAGTCATCCGGCTGACGCCGACCTGGGCTGCAAGGTCACGTTCGCCGGGCAGCCGGGTCCCTTCTGGGTACACACCGCGGCGCAGCGCGTCGGCGAGTTGGGCGTACGCCAGTGCCACCGCGCTGCCGACGGCGGTGTCGGGATCGGCGGTGTCGGTCTCGGCGGTCGCGCCCGCGGCGGTGTCGACGGCTGGGCGGTCGTTCGTCCTCATCGGCCACTCGCTCAGGTGGCCAGGAACGCCGGTGGCGGCGCGGTAACCCGCAGCCGTTCGTACACGGCGGGTACGAGCTCGACGCCTGCGTCGGCGAGCGCGTCGAGCACCGCGCCGGACACCGGGGGCAGAATGGCGAGACGCGGGTGGGCCACCGGGAAGACCCGGCCCAGCGCCTCCAGCAGCGCGGCCGTCACCGGTGAACCCGCCGCACACAGCACCGGTCCGGCGAGGACGACCGGCACGCCGCGCCCACCGTCCGCACCGTCAGCGTCGACGGCGAAGCCGACCCGCCGGGCGGTGACCCGGGCGTAGTCGGCCAGGTGCCGACCCTGGTCACGGACCAGCGCCGCGGCCACCTCGTCCCCGCCGACGGCCGCCGCGACCACCTCCCGCGCGGCCGCGGCCTGCCGGGCCCAGCCGTGCCCGGTCTCCCGGCCCGTGAACGAGTGCAGGAGCGCCTCGACGTCGGTGGCGCCGAAGAACGCCAGCAGCCGTGAGGTCAGCGCCGTCGCCGGGCCGAGGTCGAGTTCGGCGCGGTAGACCGCTCGCAGCGCGCTCCCCACCAGACCGGAGGCGCCGTGCGCGTCCTGGATCCAGAAGCTCATGCTCCACTCCGTACCCGTCGGCCCGCGCCCGGCCACCGCCGAGCCGGTACCCGCGATCACGGCCACGCCGGCACCGACAGGATCGAGGCCACCGCCCGCGCCGTCGGCACCGTCCAATGCCCCGCACCGGATGGCGGCGAACCCGTCGTTGAGAACCGACGGTGCCAGCAGGCCGGGCAGTCGCCGGGCGAGAGCGTCCATCCAGTACGCGTGGTCCTCCGGCCAGTCCACCCCGGCCAGCCGGAACGCCGACGCACGGACGTCGTCCTCCCGGGTGCCGGCTGCTGTCAATGCGTCCTTGACAGCAGCGACCACCGCGTCCACGGCGGCCGCCGCCGACTCCGCGCCGTAGATGTCGCCGTTGCCGGACCGGCCGTACCCGACGACGCGACCGTCCGCGTCGCACACCAGCGCGACCGTCTTGCTGTTCCCGGCGTCCACGCCGAGGTGCAGTGGCTCCATCTACGGAAGCAGCCGCTCGGGCAGGTGGGCCGCGTGGGCGTGGGCCATCTCGGCGTACAACTCCTCGGCCACCGGCAGCGAGGGAACCAGCGGGTGCGCGGCCAGCGCACGGACCCCGGCGTTCCGGTCGCCTTCCCAGCCGGCCTTGGCGGCCAGCACCTGGTGCTCGGCCAGGGCCTGGACCAGCCCGCGGACCGCGTGCGGCAGCGGCTGTTGCGGAAGGGCCCGGAAACCTTTCGCGTCCACGTGGGTCGGCACCTCCACCACGACGTCCTCGTCGAAGCCGGGCAGCACGCCGCCGGTGTTGGGCAGGTTGACCGGGAGCACCTCGCCGGTGTCGTTGTAGAAGGCGTTCATCGCGTCGATGGCGAGTTCGAGCTCGTGGATGCCGCCGCGCGAACGCGCCGGGTCGAGCTCGGGCGTCTCCGACGTGGCCTGCTCGGTGTAGTGCTGCCAGTAGCCCGGCACCTCCGCCACGATGTCCTCCGCGCGGGTGGTCGGCTTGCCCTGCAGGTGCCGCAGCACCTCGTCGCGGAAGTAGTAGTTGAGGAAGTAGTACGACGGCACCGACTCCATCGTGACCGCGAGCCGCAGCAGCCGCCTGGTGTCCGCGCTCACGCTCGGATCGTCGCGGCGCGCCTCGTAGGCGTCGCGCAGCAGCGGGATCAGGTCCTTGCCCTCGTAGGTGTGCTCGGTGCTCCAGCAGTTGTGGTTGATGCCCGACATCGTGGTCCTGACGAGGTCGGGGTCCAGGCCCGCTCCCTCGGCGACGATGCGCGGGAAGATGATCGGGCCCTCGCACAGCGAAACGATCGGGATGTCGGTGTAGCTCGTCATCGCCTGCGCGACGATGTTGACCGGGTTGGTGTAGTTGAAGATCCTGGCGTTCGGGGCCACAGCGGCGAGGTCGTCGGCGACGGCCTTCATCACCGCGATCGACCGCAGCGCCATGAAGAAGCCCCCGGGTCCCTGCGTCTCCTGGCCGATCACGCCGTGCTTGAGGGGGATGCGCTCGTCGAGGGCGCGAGCCTCGAAGCCGCCGGGCCGGAAGCTGGAGAGTACGGCGTCGCAGTCGCGCAGGCCCTCGCGCCGGTCAGTGGTGGCGGTGATGGTGAGGTCGAGCCCGGCGTTGCGTGCCATCCGCTCCGCCAGCTTCTTGATCAGGGCCAGCCGGTCGGCGTCCAGGTCGATGAGGACGACCTCGGACCCGTCGAACTCCGCGCCGTGGTGCACGAACGACGCCATCGTCCCGGCGGCGCGTGTCGAGCCGCCACCGAGGTAGGCAAGTTTGATCCGGGCCATCAGTGGTCCTCCGAGCTCTTTGGCTGTCAGGGTCTCGTGTGCGGGCGGGGTGTTCGTGGTGTCAAGGTGTGCTTGGCGGCGAGTCGTGCACGGATGTCAACCCGAGGTTGCGGGATTGCCATGGCGCCGGTCCGCGCGGCTGATCAGCGGATGCGTGGGGTCACCGCGGCCGAGCCCGACGGCGGCAGCCTGGTCGACGTAGAGACCGGGACGGGCACACTCGCTGACGATCGTCGCCGGCCACGCCGGGTCGTAGTGGTCGGCGGCGGCCACCTGGGCGGCGGCCCGCGCCTTGTCCGCGCCGTGCACCACCATGACCGCCCGGCGGGCCTGCTTGCGAATGGTGGCCACGCCGACACCGACGCCGTGGGTCGGCACCCGGTCGAGGATGCGCAGATGCGGGAACGTCACCAGGTTGTCCTGCCGAGTGCTCCGAGCGAGGGGCACGATCCGGGTCTGCGCGTCTGCGGGAGTTCCAGGCGGGTTGAACGCCACGTGCCCGTCGGAGGCGCCGGAGGCGAGGACGAACAGGTCGATGCCACCGGCGGCGGCGAGTTGCCGGTCGTACGCGGCGGGGTCGGCCGGGTCGGGCACCCACAGGTGCTCCTCCTGCACGCCCCGGCCCGGGCCGGCGGCGGCGGACAGCGGGGCCGCGATCAGGTCCCGGCCGAAGCCACGGCAACTGTGGGCGAGGTGGTCGGCGACACACACGAACGAGCCGGGCGCGGGGCCGGCCTCGACGTACTCGTCCATCATCACGATCACCAGGCCGGACAGGTCCATCCGCCGGATGCGCACCTGGTCGGCGAGCGCCGCGTAGGTCGTCATCGGGCTGCGACCGCCGGGGCAGCCGAGGAGATAGCGCCGGCCGCGGGAGTTCGCCGCCTCGATGCCGTCGGCGATCTCGGCCGCGAGTGCCCGGCCGAGTGTGTCGGCGTCGGTGAACAGCGTCGGCCGGATCCGCACGACCCACCACCCCTCTCGGCTTCTCACGCCTCGGCTTCTCGTACCGCCAGGTTGCGCCTGCCGCTCGGACCCTATTTGGTCCAACTGGTCTATTCAAGTCGAGCCGGGTGAGAAGGGGCGCTTCGGTCACCAGTGGATCCGGTGATTACCGGCAACGGGAACGCCCACGGACACTGGAGAGGTGCGGCTGATCCTGAACCTCGTCTGGCTGATCTTCGGCGGACTGTGGCTGGCTCTCGGGTACGCCGTCGTCGGAGTCGTGCTGTGCATCCTGATCATCACCATCCCGTTCGGTATCGCGGCGTTCCGGATGGCGAACTACACGCTCTGGCCCTTCGGCCGCACACTCGTGGACAAGCCGGACGCGGGAGCCGGATCGCTGATCGGCAACGTGCTCTGGCTGATCCTCGCCGGCTGGTGGCTGGCGCTCGCCCACATCGTCGCCGGCGTCACGCAGTGCCTCACCATCATCGGGATTCCGCTCGGGCTGGCGAACTTCAAGTTGGTCCCGATCTCGCTCTTCCCGATGGGCAAGCAGATCGTGGACGTCGACGACCCGATGGCGTTCACCAAGCGCTGAGGCCGGTGATGCGGGTACTGCCGGTACTTGCCGGTACTTGGTGGGGGTACGGATGACCTCTACGCGCCGTCGGACCCGGCTGGTAGCTTCCGGCACCACACCTCCAGCGACCAG
This window encodes:
- a CDS encoding 6-phosphogluconolactonase; the protein is MRSREGWWVVRIRPTLFTDADTLGRALAAEIADGIEAANSRGRRYLLGCPGGRSPMTTYAALADQVRIRRMDLSGLVIVMMDEYVEAGPAPGSFVCVADHLAHSCRGFGRDLIAAPLSAAAGPGRGVQEEHLWVPDPADPAAYDRQLAAAGGIDLFVLASGASDGHVAFNPPGTPADAQTRIVPLARSTRQDNLVTFPHLRILDRVPTHGVGVGVATIRKQARRAVMVVHGADKARAAAQVAAADHYDPAWPATIVSECARPGLYVDQAAAVGLGRGDPTHPLISRADRRHGNPATSG
- a CDS encoding glycoside hydrolase: MARIKLAYLGGGSTRAAGTMASFVHHGAEFDGSEVVLIDLDADRLALIKKLAERMARNAGLDLTITATTDRREGLRDCDAVLSSFRPGGFEARALDERIPLKHGVIGQETQGPGGFFMALRSIAVMKAVADDLAAVAPNARIFNYTNPVNIVAQAMTSYTDIPIVSLCEGPIIFPRIVAEGAGLDPDLVRTTMSGINHNCWSTEHTYEGKDLIPLLRDAYEARRDDPSVSADTRRLLRLAVTMESVPSYYFLNYYFRDEVLRHLQGKPTTRAEDIVAEVPGYWQHYTEQATSETPELDPARSRGGIHELELAIDAMNAFYNDTGEVLPVNLPNTGGVLPGFDEDVVVEVPTHVDAKGFRALPQQPLPHAVRGLVQALAEHQVLAAKAGWEGDRNAGVRALAAHPLVPSLPVAEELYAEMAHAHAAHLPERLLP
- a CDS encoding BTAD domain-containing putative transcriptional regulator; protein product: MGTGLLESSDVGADRIEVRLLGPLRVRRPDGSVVPSGGWRTGKTTDLLRLLALNAGDPVPAMTLTETLWPTVDESRARASLRTAASQIRKAVGVDCVGRRAGGLVLLDAWVDAVAFTGLAAEAARAYREGRHADCLTVTREAEALYVHDFRAYDVDSVWASEHRERLAVTYLSLLSDAADAAVALGWMHDAVEFASRVLAIDSWSERAYRALMYGYGGLGQTAQALHAFERCRSVLAEELGADPSPQTRAVHLHLLSADPVTHTECPFVGRTAESRWLGDIVRSTVDSGLPSIVHLGGEPGVGRTALVTEVCRKLDLPLVRADGDGPNAGRADLVDRVVASLDQGADGGEPPERLAAAMSRSAPTVVLLRESDDAPPAYRNALCRAVLRSTGPVVVVLVSGTGKDTCELLYVHRGGTDERVHRLDLPPLDATELTELAEGLLAGTPTEPLVTELLAVSAGLPGRAMATLNTWSRRGRIVSTPDGLALMPAREPGVPTVPEVDAVGGRVDDGYEDVGAAPQSVLARAFDHLDAESLTVLQYAALLERPLTPELLVPLLRPDDPAADPATAVTSPYAVGRSAYGGVTDVADAGDAAVERRRVQARLDRLLDLGLLVRDSRGAAVFRDPLRRSAVRYWLRPTVRQRLHGRIAAQAPIPTGDRVHHWLRAGEPQLAYLAAVDAANEAGAEGLLEQARDFLLRARALGPADSDALDRADLDERIADAEATIGRREEARETYASALRIARAHDLPVQSRLVRKLRTLDDAPGRDAMSGGSGLLASGGPGGASRSVQHFPAPPPAGGNGEFGVEPGSPPTADAERVLRAAVEDADRAGAADAGAHARLLLARIVAFPRRSLHQGRHLAREALALATRPDLRAQALLVANLPDVVLGSPSVLERPLAEAAELAAGEGIHPSLLGRINLLRCLAAHDAGSPAFETMWAEYLSAYPRPEDDPSFAWARVRIHTERGDLEAAQVADRVDLPAASGPLLAQLHAGARADLLIALGRLDDAARVTQSLLDRATEDGCILMVPEAAARLVVLRSPTDLRAAHQYFDLLDWAIGSEGDLARESCWRLLARAAIRTADGRPAAAAGASALAAHVAESAGLVLLSARAQLDRARHLVAAGSWVDARLAAAAAGRAFRSAGLEHLARAADSATSSAPRSNAAGERPVG
- a CDS encoding YccF domain-containing protein, with product MRLILNLVWLIFGGLWLALGYAVVGVVLCILIITIPFGIAAFRMANYTLWPFGRTLVDKPDAGAGSLIGNVLWLILAGWWLALAHIVAGVTQCLTIIGIPLGLANFKLVPISLFPMGKQIVDVDDPMAFTKR
- a CDS encoding GntR family transcriptional regulator yields the protein MRTNDRPAVDTAAGATAETDTADPDTAVGSAVALAYAQLADALRRGVYPEGTRLPGERDLAAQVGVSRMTLRQALARLAGEGQLERSAQRGWFVPRRMVGEPPSVLQSFTEMARARGLRPTSRVLGTEARPATPEEARRLGLAESATVLQIRRLRGLDGAPVCLDTTVLAGDRAGALAEADLTDRSLYEALHTLCGVAVARSSYTVQAHAVEPEPARLLDLPVGAPVLVGSEVAYDTDDLPVLCGTTLYRGDAYRFQADLYRPLS
- a CDS encoding BadF/BadG/BcrA/BcrD ATPase family protein, whose protein sequence is MEPLHLGVDAGNSKTVALVCDADGRVVGYGRSGNGDIYGAESAAAAVDAVVAAVKDALTAAGTREDDVRASAFRLAGVDWPEDHAYWMDALARRLPGLLAPSVLNDGFAAIRCGALDGADGAGGGLDPVGAGVAVIAGTGSAVAGRGPTGTEWSMSFWIQDAHGASGLVGSALRAVYRAELDLGPATALTSRLLAFFGATDVEALLHSFTGRETGHGWARQAAAAREVVAAAVGGDEVAAALVRDQGRHLADYARVTARRVGFAVDADGADGGRGVPVVLAGPVLCAAGSPVTAALLEALGRVFPVAHPRLAILPPVSGAVLDALADAGVELVPAVYERLRVTAPPPAFLAT